The region GATCATAGACACTGTTTTGTTGAgtgaaacaccattctaacctGCCCTTGAGTTTTTGTTTTGTGTATGTCAAAATGAAGTAAATTGTGCTCAATGGACAGTGTTCCGTGACTCTAGGGCTGTATAAGAACAGGGAAAGGGAGACCGAGGTACAGCAGTTGTCTCAGTCAGGGCTTTTAGAACATGACATCTGGAACAGCCTATCAATTATTTGGGATGCTCACTGTTGTCTCTCAACCATAAACTCCCCTCTGAAAGCTTTTCAGTCAGTTTAGTATTTCCTGTGTCACATGGCTCATGGTACAACACTGAAGTGAAGAAGGCAGTGATGCAGTGGAAGGTGTAAGACAGCATGGTCGAGTTATTAGATGTTTATTATTATACCCCAAAAATACTTGTGCTTACACAATTTTCCCGATTTATTTGTTTATTGAGGGCCACATTTAACCGTTCAATTTCAACTCTAAAATGTAAAGTTGCCTAGTCATGGATTTACTTGGTATAAGGTCAACAGTGATGTGTATAACACCGTTTCAGAAGAATTTACTGGTTTACTAATGTTAACATTTCGTTGTACAAATCCTTCAAACACAGTTCATGGACTACATCACCAATAGAACTTGTGAAAGTTGAAGTGACCACAGAACTCAAGTGGTAAGGTCCAGCTATGCCTTGGGCAGCCTACTGCCATCGACAGAACATCACACCCAGCATGGTCTATATAGAGGGGCCTTATTGAGACCAGGAGAGCAGGCTACTCAGAGTCAGTGTTAGTACCAGGGCCAGAGGGCTGAGGGAGAGAATAGTTCCAGCACTGTCTGGGTTGGGGACAGGGTAGCCGTAGCTGGTCCTGCAGTCGTTTTTCACTTCTTCATAAGGGATGGGCAGATCATCTGGGGCCGTACCCTTCAGGCTGTCTCGTACCTGGAAGATAGGAGTTCAGAGTCAGGGAGGGTAACAAAGCACTGGACCAAATAGTGCATTAAATATGCCTGTAATCtctgtgtatacactgtattctgTATTGCATCAGCCCTTTTTTAAATGGATCTATGGAGGCTTGTGTGTTGATGTCAATCTTGTGGAAACAGTGGTGTTGTGAGGGGTGCTGAGCTGTAGAGGTCAGTGTGTAACTTTTACTGTCGTACTCACATGCTCCACCTCTCTGAACACTCTGAGAAGGTTGTCTCCCAGAGCAGCTTTCACCTCAGCATCTGTCCATCCTCTCCTCAGCAGCTCTGCCACCAGAGCAGGGTACTTAGACACGTCCTCCAGCCCCCCCGGTACCCTGACAGACAGCACAggtagagaggggtgtgtgtcaAACTGAAGCCAATATTATGCAATTCTTCTGAACTCCACCCCCAGCAGAATGGGTTTCTTTCcatgtaaaaaatgtatacaatattttactactactactcagacATGACttttgatatattttttaaatactacTACTATATCTACTCAGAcatacagtgtggcaaaaaagtatttagtcagccaccaattgtgcaagttctcccacttaaaagatgaaagaggcctgtaattttcatcataggtacacttcaactatgacagacaaaatgaggaaaaaatccagaaaatcacagatttttaatgaatttatttgcaaaaaataagtatttggtcaataacaaaagtttatctcaatactttgttatataccctttgttggcaatgacagaggtcaaacgttttcacaaggttttcacacactgttgctggtattttggcccattcctccatgcagatctcctctagagcagtgatgttttggggctgttgctgggcaacacggactttcaactccctccaaagattttcgatggggttgagatctggagactggctaggccactccaggaccttgaaatgcttcttacgaagccactccttcgttgcccgtgcggtgtgtttgggatcattgtcatgctgaaagacccagccacgttacatcttcaatgcccttgctgatggaaggaggttttcactcaaaatctcacgatacatggccccattcattctttcctttacacggatcagtcgtcctggtccctttgcagaaaaacagccccaaagcatgatgtttccacccctatgcttcacagtaggtatggtgttctttggatgcaactcagcattcttcgtcctccaaacacgacgagttgagtttttaccaaaaagttatattttggtttcatctgaccatatgacattctcccaatcttcttctggatcatccaaatgctctctagctaacttcagacgggcctggacatgtactggcttaagcagagggacacatctggcactgcaggatttgagtccctggcggcgtagtgtgttactgatggtaggctttgttactttggtcccagctctctgcaggtcattcactaggtccccccgtgtggttctgggatttttgctcaccgttcttgtgatcattttgaccccacggggtgagatcttgcgtggagccccagatcgagggagattatcagtggtcttgtatgtcttccatttcctaataattgctcccacagttgatttcttcaaaccaagctgcttacctattgcagattcagtcttcccagcctggtgcaggtctacaattttgtttctggtgtcctttgacagctctttggtcttggccatagtggagtttggagtgtgactgtttgaggttgtggacaggtgtcttttatactgataacaagtttaaaccggtgccattaatacaggtaacgagtggaggacagaggagcctcataaagaagaagttacaggtctgtgagagccagaaatcttgcttgtttgtaggtgaccaaatacatattttccaccataatttgcaaataaattcattaaaaatcctacaatgtgattttctggattttttttctcgtttcgtctgtcatagttgaagtgtacctatgatgaaaattacaggcctctctcatattttgaagtgggagaacttgcacaattggtggctgactaaatacttttttgccccactgtatgactTTATACTTTTTTACTGGTATATTACAATTAGCACCTTTTAAGATAATACACTTTGCTCAATCAAGTTCATTGGTGTTTTATTGTAACTAGGTGAATAACTCCTAGGTCAATTCACTCGACTCACCTGCCCACTCCATCATAATCCCCACCAAAACCAATGATACTGTGTCCAGCCACATTCTTTATGTGGTCAAAGTGATCTAGATTGAACATGAAAAGAAAGGTGAATATGCAGGgcagtcggaaagtattcagaccccttccctttttccaatgtatttttacgttacagccttattctaaaactgattcagactctttgctgtcagactcaaaattgagctcaggtgcatcctgtttccattgatcatccttgagatgtttctacaactggattggagtccacctgtagtaaattcaattgattggacatcatttggaagggcacacacctgtctatttgacagtgcatgtcagagtaaaaaccaagccataaggtcaaaGGATTTGTCCGTAGTGCTccgggacaggattgtgttgaggcacagatctggggaagggtaccaaaacatttatgcagctatgaaggtccccaagaatagagtggcctccaacattcttaactgaaagaagtttggaaccacaaagactctttcTATAGCTTGCCAAACTGAACAAATGGgacagaagggccttggtcagggaggtggccatgaacctgatggtcactctgacagagctccagagttcctctgtggagatgggagaaccatccagaaaaataaccatctctgcagcactccaccaatcaggtctttatggtagagtggccacacGAAAGcccacttggaatttgccaaaaggcacctaaagactcagaccatgaaaaacaagattctctggtcagatgaaaccaagattgaactctttggcgtgaatgccaagtgtcacatctggaggaaacctggtaccatccctacggtgaagcatgggggtggcagcatcatactgtggggatatttttcagcggcagggactggaagactagtcaagaacgaggcaaagatgaacggagcaaagtacagagagatcattgatgaaaatctgctccagagcgctcaggacctcagactggggcgaaggttcaccttccaacaggacaacgaccctaagcacacaggcaagacaacgcaagagtctcaccacaagtctcaatgtccttgaatggctcagccagagcccagacttgaacccgatcgaacatgtctggagagacctgaaaatagctgttcagcgacgctccccatccaacctcagagctggagaggatctgcagagaagaatgaagagaaactccccaaatacaggtgtcaagactcgaggctgtaatcgctgccaaaggtgcttcaacaaagtactgagtgaagtgtctgaatatttatgtaaatgtgatatttcagcgtatttttttatacatttgcaaaaatgtaaaaaaacatgttttcactttgtcgttatgaggtatggtgtgtagatgggtgagaattcaAATTTTTtgaattcattttgaattcagactaaCACTAAATGAAGAAcaggtcaaggggtatgaatactttctgaagaaacTGTATAATAAAAAATTGAGAGACAAGGTTGGGTGAGTGAGTGATTGGTGGAGAGTAAAAAGTAATGATAAAAATGATGACCATATGACTCAGCTACTCACCTGCCACCTGTGATAGGTTGGCTGTATTGCTGCATGTGACATAGTCGTTGTAAAAGTTCACCATGACAATTCCTTTTTTGTTTTGCTGGTGAGAAAAAAGGACACAGACATATAAACTGTATGATAAGTCAGAACTATAAACTCAACTCACTAACCATTACAATGAAGAACTGTAGCTACCATGTTGGTGTAGTCAGTTGGGCTTTTATGTTCTGTTGTTAACAATTTATGGTGCTATATAGAAATACAATGTTCCTTCATCTGTAGTTTTATGGGCCCTTACCACTGAATAGCTCAAATGTTTCCCGTACTCTTGTTGGTAAAGCTATATTGTCAGCATGAGGTATTTCACAATAAATGCTTCTGACGTGAGCTGGGTTTAATAGTGTAATAAAACGTTTTAGTTTGTGTCTGTTTTCCAAGGTACTGGAAAGATCTGATGGCTTTTCTAACTTCCTTTTGATATCTTTGTAGTTTTAATATCACTGTAGACATTACCACGTCTTTTTTTTCAGTCTTATTGCTTACTCTTCTTTGCCTTTGCCTCAACCTTCCCTTTCTCATCCTCCCCTCAGCCTATATTCCCAGACACCTCCTTTTCACTCTTAAACCCCTTTTCAGTTCCCTGTCTGTTTCCTCAATCCATGTTCTTCCCCTTATCCCCCGTCACATACCCCTTCATCCGATCACGTCCACTCAATCTCAGGTCCAATTCCTTTATACACCTCACCCTCCAATCCCCTCACTCTACCTGCTCTCCTAGTCCTTCTCCTCTCACTACCCGACTCCCAATACTCTATCCCCTCGTCTCTCACCCTTCTCCCCTGACTCACCACCCTCCTCGTGGGAAGGGATGAGGTCTAAGGAGAAGGAATGACCAAGTCCCTCATATATATTCTGTAATCCACTATCCCCTTGCCCCTCTCCCCCTTCACTCACCACCTTCCTCAGGACGTCGTCAGGCACGTTCCTCTTGTGTGGGCACACAGCGTAGGCAGAGGAGTGACTGAAGATGACTGGGGCTTTGGACAGGTCTAGAACCTGGTTCATCACGTTCTCTGACACGTGGGCCAAGTCAATCAACATCCCAATGCGGTTCATCTCAAATATCAGTTGCTGTCGGGTGGAGAAAAAAATGAATGTTTCTGCCAGGACTGGGGGAAATGACCCTCTTACTGTGTCACCCTACTGGTGTTATAGAGACAATTCTATGTGATTCATTCAGCCTATCAAACCTAATGATATGGTTTGTAGCTAGGATCAAGAGAATGAACTTGTTTTCATCCAGTGTGTTTTATACAAGTGATATCATACTGCTATAACATAAATGAACATCTAAAGGCAAACTAGACGAAAATTAGTCTTTGAGGGTAACCCAATAGTTTCTGAGGAATTGCTCATTTGACAAAAATATTTACTTGGAATATTGCCTATGTTTTTGACAGAAGCAGAAGTATTAAAAGCCGCACCAAATAGTATCATAGATTTGACCTTTGTTATGAGTGGGGTAtttccaatgtgtgtgtgtgtgtgtgtgtgtgtgtgtgtgtggctcagtgTGATAGACCAACCTTGCCAAACTCAGACAGTCCATTGTGTTGCGATGGCTCGGCTCCCGAATCCACGAGCCAATTATCTGCCCTGGGGgggaaaacacacacaaccacagtaAAACACTAGGCCAGCTTCTGGAAGTGATCTTTCCCTTCCACTCTCCTATATCCTGCTAACATGATATGAATCAGTGAGGGGCTGAGGGATTCACTAGACTCTGTAGTCTGTCCAGGGCCATGGTTTGATTAGCAGGCCCATCTGTTTAGACGACTCCCCCAGAATATGACACCTCTGAAACAGGTGGTGACAGGAATCCCCTATTTTCCCCACCACAGAATTTAGTGAAATACAGTCTTTTTTTGTTGTCTATTAATAAGCAGTTTCAGCTGTTACCTGTTGTGTCTCATTCATTTACATTCGTGTCATTTCTATCTTACTGGAAGTGTTCTTTGAGAGAGCATCATATGGTGTGTAAAGCGTTGATATGCTTAGGAATCTCAACTATGAAGTACGACAAAAACAATGTTGAGCACCTTGTCACTTACTAAGTATAATCTGTGGCACCTAGTCCCCAGACCAGGGTGGACCTGTCGTCAGCAGGGTAGCAGAGCCTACTCACCATGGTGTGTTGCAGCTGTGGGTGAGGGTGAGGTAGCGGACCCCCAGGTGGTACATGGTACGCAGAGTTCCCAGGCTGCTGTCCAAAGAGTGTCCTCCTTCCACCCCGATCAGACTGGCTGTCCTGTTCTGACTAAAGGCATCCACGATATCTGTGGTAAAATAAATACTTGATGATACAGGTGGGTGAATGCAACTCTGTTATCTATGGTATTTCACAGTTGAGTGTTCCAAAGGGCTTTCATTCTCATAACCAAATGTATGGCTccattcaatccgtatcgcggaTGTTCAGCTCTACagtgtgattgaaatttaaaggcaatgttcccgtgttggcggagactgcattcacggtaaacgctgcatatgttggctcaattggaaattacctttaaatgtacaTTGTGGAATCTATAACACTTTAACTTTATAAATTGAGTAAAGCCCTTTACTGTATAACTTTTGATTACACTTTTTTTTGTAGATGACTCTCACCTTTGCTGCTGGTAGCAAACATGAAGGCTTCTGGGTATTTCATGCACATTCTGTGGATGACGTCAATCTGCTCCAGAGTTTGTCTGGCTGCGTCTTTGTACTGAGTGTCACATGGTACATATGCTGCCCAGAACTGCAAGTAAACAGTAAACGTTTTATCAGTTTATTACGTAATACAGAGTTCCCGAACTGGcgggcttcttgtggtcaatttgcagtctacaaattatttgtaattatgttctggccccccgaCCATCCACTCAAGGAAGAAAAAAATCGACCCGCGGCTGAAGCTAGGGTCCCTGATTTAATACATGTATTATTATCGTCACATACACCGTTTTGTGCGTCCTTGTCAGTTTGTgtgggtgcatgcgtgtgtgtaccTGTGCTGCCAGTCGTCCCTCCCTGATCTTGgggatgttggtgtgtgtgttgttgagggTGTACAGATCCACTTTGTTCAGCTGGTTGTTAAACTTCATCCTCAACTGCCAGGGCAGATCATTATGGCTGTGGAGTCAAGACAGAGAGATCAACGCATGACACTATTCATGCAGGGCAGTCAGTGCTGCTAACACACAGCCATTATTTAACTGTACATTAGGACAGAACCATCTTGAAACGTTAAAAAACAGCCTCCAAAATCTTAGCGAAGCATATACTGTCACGCCTGCCCCCGCTCACTCCCGAGCAcgacgcactcctgccaccaccATTACGCATACCTGCCTTCCCCCCCGTCACACACATCAGCGATCATTGGACTCAATCccctctgtcattacctcccctatatctgtctggttcCCCGCTCTGTTCCCCGCTTCTGCATTGATTGTCATACGTCCTTGtttacccgtgtgctgacgctgttcctgtcctgttaccTGTCCGTTCCTCATTAAATGTtcaactccccgtacctgcttctcatctccagcgtcagtctttatacacatacacaccttaCATTGGCACGTCTTCTGTGCCATTAACATTACAGTGTGAATCAAATATGTCGATGTAATGTATTATAAACGATTCATTTTGGTTTAAACATTCAAAATCACCCATTCTAGGGTCTTGTGAGGAGAGAAATATGTGTTAGTCACTTACCCATCAATCAGTGGTGTCTCTGACATTAGCCTCAGTGCGTTGTTCATGTGTTCATCCTGTGTCAAGGAGAGCTTGAGAGCACAGGACAGTATCAGCAGAGTCCCCCATACACTACCTCCAGACAACATCTCTTACTCTGTCAAACTACACCCTAGCTAACACACAATCTGATCCAGCCTGACCTGGACTTGTCCTCTCTGGTTCACTACAGCCACTATGGTTTTCTCTCTAACTCTGTTTcttactaactcaaaaaagtgtattttgacttgtttcaaTACATTCCTCAGCCTACACTAAGTTAGTTTGACTTTGGTCTGTCTGGTGCTTCTTCAGATTTCACAGTTCACTGTGTTCCCTCCGAACTCTTCCTCTGTCCCCAAAGTGTCTCTTTGTGGGCCAGGGTCAAATACTTGAGAGAGTTTATTATGCCTACTCTGTCATTATCTCTTTGGTTGTAAAGTCAACACATGAAGTTGTGCATATTGGTTAATGTGTAACGTTCAGTACAACTCCCTCAAGTTTGAAATCCATAAGCAAGACAACCCCAGTAATGATATAGATGTGGATTAACGTTGGAATGTGCCCGATGATGGCATGACCACTCAAATAAATGTTATAAACATGTGTTCTAAATATATGTAGAGAGCACCTCATCAACAATATGTGCTGAGGGTCGGAGTTTATCAGGGGTCAGTGCAAGTTTAATAAGATGGGTTAACCTTCTACTCTACTCGGAGTGGAGTCACTGTTATACGTCCACAAATATAAATACATCTATATTTGAGTCACAATACCTGCATATGACAGGTATGATCGAAAAATGACATATTTACCTGATTTGTTTGATAGTAATAGTTAACGATTATATACTTAACCAATAGTAAGACATTTCTGTTTTATGAAATGTCTGTGTGAACCGAGAGGAGCCTAATAACCTACAGCTGGCATTCCATAGATAAGATGTGGTGGGCGTAACTGAGATAAAGAGAGCCTGGAGGAATAGgaattttaaaaatgtaaaagcaATCCAACGCCTGTTCTTAATCAGGAAATTAAAGGGGTTTGGGGTCAGCTAGGATGTTCTGGAGAGGGTGTACAGCAGCTTGGCGGAGAGCATCCTCGTGttcaatatgacagtctggtaTGGTAATCTGAGCGTAGAGGAGCAACAGCAAACTGACCAGAATAGTAAACACAGCCAGCAAAATAATTGGTCGACCACAGGCGTATTTGAACATTCTGTTCCACAAGGCAACCAAAAAGAAGACACTGGCTGTTATTAGCGACCCTCCCACCCTCTACACCCTCAGTTTGAGAGGCTTCCCTCTGAACGGTGCTTCAGAATAACAGAACAACGGGTTCAAACATTCATTCGTTCCTTGTGCTGTTGGACAACTAAGTAAAAGTAAATTGTATCGGTATATGTACTTATCTGTATATGTTCTTATCTATCTAGTGCAGTTGGGACAGTGGTCGTTTGCGACTGAATGTATTAATGTCCTCTATGTTGTTAGTGCATGCAACATGATGGACTGACTGGTGAGAATGAATGtgtgtattttattattttaatgaAGGTGATGCCAAAGAAAAATGTCCATTCAATTCACACAAGGTTAACCTCTGCACCCTCAGTGAAAATGATCATTAAAGAGGAATATTCTTGTCATTCTTGCTTTTATCCCTCTTAGGCCACAATTTAACCAGACTTTGCTTTGCTATGCTGTCTCTGCACAGCTTCTGCTTCATGGTACCTCTCTAACCTTTGATGAGAAAGATCATTAATTCATACAGCTCCTAGATAATTAACTAGGTGCAATGTACATAACTCAAATGGTATGTGTTCTGCTTTGAATTGTCATTTTCAATAAATCAAATGATTTGGCTTTCAGCGTTAATCCTTTTCTCAAATGACAGGCAGTGAATCTGGTCTCTGTGTATCAATATAGCAGTGGGATATCTGAACGCTAGTACATAACCCTTGTAGTCAGTCTATAGGCTCTTTTTTATCTTATATGATAAGGCTTCTTTTTCCATTAAGCGGCAAATATCATGTTCTTCCTGTCAAATGGCTTCTTGTTGAATGATGTCATTATTGATGTTGATATTGTTtcgttttgtgttgtgttgtgtagtggctttgctggcatgcattccccaacatttttttgtttgtcccaccaagatttacaaaAATCACCACTGGATTTGACTATAGCTGGAAATGCAAACTTCTACTGTATTCGAGGTGAAAAAGGCttataaagtttgtaatttccacttaaaaatgtcagacttgatttgtccTTACTAAAACTTTATCAACCCCTACATAAacgtccattaattataatccatacaataattcacatttcctgttgttgtAGGATTGTTTTCCTACTgtgaaactggtcaaattaagatcctttaTCTTTACCTTGGCTGAATAAGTGCTCATCTAGACCACTTGTGTTCACAGATGATTGTGGTCCACTTACGTGTTGAGCAGAGTGGTCTGTGTATGTCCATGTTTCTGGAGCCCCACTCTGAATTAAGAAAGCCATCGCTAACACTTTCTGCCCAGTCTTTAAACGTACGTAAGACACTcagtctcagacagacagacagacagagagagagagggctcatTCCCCAGACATTTGTCTCGTGTTTATGAAACGTGAGGCGCTTTGTACTTTTATGTTGATATTGGGTGATCACAATGTGTTCTGTGGTCTGATTAGGAGGCTGACTTTAATTTCCTGTCTTCCCGTTTCCCTTCTCATCTACATCCCCAGGAAttcctgtgcgtgtgtgcgtgtgtgcgtgtgtgcgtgtgtgcgtgtgtgcgtgtgtgcgtgtgtgcgtgtgtgtgtgtgtgtgtgtgtgtgtgtgtgcgtgtgtgtgtgtgtttctgagaaCATGTATGTgagtaaaaaacattttatttcccATAGGGTCTGAGTTATCATACCATTATTAGACGAGTAGAATGTGGCTTTAGAAGGAGACTTATCGGAAAGCCTTTCATGTTGCTGAACTGACAAATAAAAGTCAAACAGCCATTCAGAGTAAAATCCATGAATAATATTTGTTTTCAATCGCTCTGACGTTGTGGAGAGGACTTTGGCTT is a window of Oncorhynchus kisutch isolate 150728-3 linkage group LG3, Okis_V2, whole genome shotgun sequence DNA encoding:
- the LOC109886682 gene encoding dipeptidase 1, which encodes MLSGGSVWGTLLILSCALKLSLTQDEHMNNALRLMSETPLIDGHNDLPWQLRMKFNNQLNKVDLYTLNNTHTNIPKIREGRLAAQFWAAYVPCDTQYKDAARQTLEQIDVIHRMCMKYPEAFMFATSSKDIVDAFSQNRTASLIGVEGGHSLDSSLGTLRTMYHLGVRYLTLTHSCNTPWADNWLVDSGAEPSQHNGLSEFGKQLIFEMNRIGMLIDLAHVSENVMNQVLDLSKAPVIFSHSSAYAVCPHKRNVPDDVLRKVQNKKGIVMVNFYNDYVTCSNTANLSQVADHFDHIKNVAGHSIIGFGGDYDGVGRVPGGLEDVSKYPALVAELLRRGWTDAEVKAALGDNLLRVFREVEHVRDSLKGTAPDDLPIPYEEVKNDCRTSYGYPVPNPDSAGTILSLSPLALVLTLTLSSLLSWSQ